Proteins encoded by one window of Microcoleus sp. FACHB-68:
- the opcA gene encoding glucose-6-phosphate dehydrogenase assembly protein OpcA: MTTQTAPILSLQPPKDVSISEIEAELSKIWQAFNAVGDDGNVPAATRATTFSLLVYEPEETQQLLAVLGFYTGPVDGIGGPRMEAALKQAQQTYGLSVTGKPNEQTLDKLREAWLKQRGADSNGDGSNRRATALDARSAVADEIASRNPCRIIALCPVSGEDEGVSAQVSAYCPIQKHSQSTLVCCEYITLKGTVEALERVGGMISALLIGELPKFLWWKAAPDLNNHGLFKRLAELSNCVIVDSCQFTAPEADLLQVQHLLESGIPVADLNWRRLAAWQELTAEAFDPPERRAALQEVNRVTIDYEKGNPDQALMFLGWLGSRLHWQPISYEKEGGDYDIKRIKFLTQDQREVEAELAGIPTADWGDIPGDLIGLRLTSTNADADCCTVLCSETTGCMRMEAGGGAQSCRIQQVAPMSDQKAEYLLSQQLQRWGREMLYEESLAVTAEIIRLVEGVEG; encoded by the coding sequence ATGACAACACAAACGGCTCCAATTCTTTCCCTACAGCCGCCTAAAGATGTTTCCATTAGTGAAATCGAGGCGGAACTCAGTAAAATTTGGCAAGCTTTTAATGCCGTTGGCGATGATGGAAATGTGCCGGCGGCGACGCGGGCCACTACATTTAGCTTGCTGGTTTACGAACCCGAAGAAACCCAACAATTACTAGCCGTCTTAGGCTTTTACACCGGCCCAGTTGATGGCATCGGTGGCCCTCGCATGGAAGCAGCGCTTAAGCAAGCCCAGCAAACTTATGGGCTGTCGGTGACGGGCAAACCAAACGAACAAACACTAGATAAACTGCGAGAAGCTTGGCTCAAACAACGTGGGGCAGACTCAAACGGAGATGGCAGTAACAGGAGAGCCACTGCCTTGGATGCGAGAAGCGCGGTAGCCGATGAGATCGCCTCTCGCAACCCTTGTCGCATTATTGCGCTGTGCCCAGTATCTGGGGAAGATGAAGGTGTAAGCGCTCAAGTTTCCGCCTATTGCCCCATCCAAAAACACAGTCAAAGCACGCTGGTGTGCTGCGAATACATCACCCTAAAAGGCACCGTAGAAGCTTTGGAACGGGTGGGGGGGATGATTTCAGCGCTTTTAATCGGAGAACTGCCCAAGTTCCTGTGGTGGAAAGCCGCGCCGGATCTCAATAATCACGGTCTGTTCAAGCGGCTAGCAGAACTGTCTAACTGTGTGATTGTTGACTCTTGCCAGTTTACCGCTCCCGAAGCAGACTTACTACAGGTGCAACACCTTCTAGAGTCAGGCATTCCCGTTGCTGATTTGAACTGGCGACGGCTGGCTGCTTGGCAAGAGTTGACGGCTGAGGCGTTCGATCCACCCGAACGTCGTGCTGCCCTTCAGGAAGTTAATCGCGTCACGATTGATTACGAAAAAGGCAACCCCGATCAAGCGCTGATGTTCTTGGGTTGGCTAGGTAGCCGGCTACATTGGCAACCGATTTCTTATGAAAAAGAAGGCGGAGATTATGACATCAAGCGCATTAAATTCTTAACCCAAGATCAGCGAGAGGTGGAAGCTGAATTGGCGGGAATTCCGACGGCAGACTGGGGAGATATTCCCGGTGATTTAATCGGTTTGCGCTTGACTTCTACCAATGCAGATGCTGACTGCTGCACGGTGCTGTGCTCTGAAACAACGGGTTGTATGCGGATGGAAGCCGGTGGCGGTGCCCAGTCTTGCCGCATTCAGCAAGTTGCACCGATGAGCGATCAAAAGGCTGAGTATTTGCTCAGTCAGCAGTTGCAACGTTGGGGACGCGAGATGCTTTATGAAGAAAGTCTGGCAGTCACGGCGGAGATTATCAGGTTAGTTGAGGGCGTTGAGGGCTAA